Proteins encoded in a region of the Salmo trutta chromosome 34, fSalTru1.1, whole genome shotgun sequence genome:
- the LOC115173461 gene encoding zinc finger MYM-type protein 4-like isoform X2, with protein MAESQKADHSEHKGEPDKETEQPSQAGASMDSVDPGASHRNTASADGNNGDDATNAVSACSSSIIDGAGDAGNSGPVRETDAEDSQMVEEAVKTDALLTVVEMDSKEDSQTERETASADVSQTERETASVDVSQTERETASADVSQTERETASADVSQTERETASADVSQTERETASADVSQTERETASADVSQTERETARADVSQTERETARAGASQTNTARASQTNTARAGASQTDTARAGASQTDTARAGASQTDTARAGASQTDTARAGASQTDTARADASLTDTARAEQTDTARADASLTDTALAGASLTDTARAGASLTDTARAGASLTATARAGASLTATARAGASLTATARAGASLTDTARAGASLTDTARAGASLTDTARAGASLTDTARAGASQTDTARAEQMDTARAGASQTDTARAGASQTDTARAGASLTDTARAEQMDTARAGASQTDTARAGASQTDTARAGASQTDTARAEQTDTARADASLTDTARGEQTDTARAGASLTDTARADASLTDTARADASQTVREKVGTDAPQTVEEIGNTNGSQTNGETDIPLDMGVVDADDEMEVNAIKVEDDQMQEEDNLEGMPVITAVEEGGNMDAFRSNSLDHGDEVEKMDTGTDSLTENEVEEPSKTVQVEKTDSMPSIMDTGDTEQPAEETNFEKASGSSLPMEEDQSEDVKPFHPSPTSSSEAIHPQNSEGTDCPAGLENGVAGQPVKVVDSAQPAAEPVSTSADAISMVKVKDEPVDEEYDQALAPAVLSEGVKDEPDAAEELKISNVFSVGGCPTTNATSTPVAALPKTVMPAPAAASIPPLIPMAMRVACSACKKVLLKGQTAYQRKGSSDLFCSTSCLTSYSPPPGVKMTAPGPAKKPCHYCLKEVANPKDVITAPVDTMGTVKDFCSQTCLSSFNFKRNSAVSTLSSSLSTMTGAVKCSMCKKACVSKHEVIFQGSMHKLCSEVCFTRFRSTNKLSMNSCQSCNNYCYGKVTVLVVQGVNKTFCSVGCVTTFKQKAKKPVACAMCRNFRSLVEMVDSADSDGKLEMFCSTGCVTAYKVQTVSSSGARVECNTCGQKTVPSFHLAMSDGSIRNFCTMNCVVTFQDQFNKSNTQSQINVAPSTGSTAPPAAQTRDKVSQGTRLPCFQCHRLFSSKPELIQFKDKMVFLCSVNCSEEYRKINYEMARCEYCKIEKPAKEVKRINKRDYTFCSEGCKLLYKHDLTKRWGKHCRICAYCASTAQKAITGQYGGKMEEFCSDECKSHYTLLFCQVAKCDACERQGKLIETLPMLGEVKHFCNLQCLLQFCSLQTQNQGKPQGQKVAISIAPSPSNTTTATSVSDPVIANVISLANSPTGQTNYSNTSLQGTVPSRHVKYVGNASTQTQTPRAPPPRAQKNKALLCKPMVQNKGIMCKPNFTTIGCQTDDDFPKVIIVPVPVPVYVPVPMNLYTQYTPQPVGLPIPLPVPMFLPVTLDNAERIVETIQDIKEKIPSDPFEADLILMAEMVADEGTEKSPERPPERPPAPVVQDDQGSTYSGDLDTDELSNFLTTWDDEPPPTPGVSSRHSRTYAHETLRPIVDINVPATPPPPIMDIEADFPVQTLELMAHWRDQERDRSPSPPPSPPRRRARRKARDGLPQKKKKRKSRAAETASAVPSLGAAKSDVVPGEPPKLQHMYGVDAWKRWVQWSKTQPDLEKPRFGSRPMEIKEDVLKCTTAELGYGLCRFICEVKRPNGESYSQDSLFYLCLGIQQYLFQNGRMENIFTDLFYGKFTLEITKLLKDFKPTITASGYLHSRVEEEYLWDCKQLGAYSPIVLLNTLLFFCTKFFQFKTVAQHRQLSFAHVMRCTKSIHDNTKSNFLRFYPPIPKKDLATETAADADGVAAKRKREDEEKEEVLEMMENSENPLRCPVRLYEFYLSKCSDSVKQRTNVFFLLPERSCVPNSPMWFSSQGLDDHTLDTMLTRILTVREIHLGDPQRNEPQSKDPEWTPDQDSDETD; from the exons ATGGCTGAATCCCAGAAAGCGGACCATTCAGAG CATAAAGGTGAgccagacaaagagacagagcagCCATCTCAGGCTGGAGCATCAATGGATTCGGTGGACCCTGGAGCCTCACACCGCAATACTGCCTCGGCAGATGGAAACAATGGGGATGATGCTACCAATGCAGTCAGTGCATGTTCCTCCTCAATTATAGATGGGGCAGGGGATGCTGGTAATTCAGGACCTGTGAGGGAAACCGATGCAGAGGATTCACAGATGGTGGAAGAAGCTGTAAAAACAGATGCTTTGCTGACTGTGGTAGAAATGGACAGTAAAGAGGATTCCCAGACGGAAAGAGAAACAGCCAGTGCGGATGTTTCCCAGACGGAAAGAGAAACAGCCAGTGTGGATGTTTCCCAGACGGAAAGAGAAACAGCCAGTGCGGATGTTTCCCAGACGGAAAGAGAAACAGCCAGTGCGGATGTTTCCCAGACGGAAAGAGAAACAGCCAGTGCGGATGTTTCCCAGACGGAAAGAGAAACAGCCAGTGCGGATGTTTCCCAGACGGAAAGAGAAACAGCCAGTGCGGATGTTTCCCAGACGGAAAGAGAAACAGCCCGTGCGGATGTTTCCCAGACGGAAAGAGAAACAGCCCGTGCGGGTGCCTCACAGACGAACACAGCCCGTGCCTCACAGACGAACACAGCCCGTGCGGGTGCCTCACAGACGGACACAGCCCGTGCGGGTGCCTCACAGACGGACACAGCCCGTGCGGGTGCCTCACAGACGGACACAGCCCGTGCGGGTGCCTCACAGACGGACACAGCCCGTGCGGGTGCCTCACAGACGGACACAGCCCGTGCGGATGCCTCACTGACGGACACAGCCCGTGCGGAACAGACGGACACAGCCCGTGCGGATGCCTCACTGACGGACACAGCCCTTGCGGGTGCCTCACTGACGGACACAGCCCGTGCGGGTGCCTCACTGACGGACACAGCCCGTGCGGGTGCCTCACTGACGGCCACAGCCCGTGCGGGTGCCTCACTGACGGCCACAGCCCGTGCGGGTGCCTCACTGACGGCCACAGCCCGTGCGGGTGCCTCACTGACGGACACAGCCCGTGCGGGTGCCTCACTGACGGACACAGCCCGTGCGGGTGCCTCACTGACGGACACAGCCCGTGCGGGTGCCTCACTGACGGACACAGCCCGTGCGGGTGCCTCACAGACGGACACAGCCCGTGCGGAACAGATGGACACAGCCCGTGCGGGTGCCTCACAGACGGACACAGCCCGTGCGGGTGCCTCACAGACGGACACAGCCCGTGCGGGTGCCTCACTGACGGACACAGCCCGTGCGGAACAGATGGACACAGCCCGTGCGGGTGCCTCACAGACGGACACAGCCCGTGCGGGTGCCTCACAGACGGACACAGCCCGTGCGGGTGCCTCACAGACGGACACAGCCCGTGCGGAACAGACGGACACAGCCCGTGCGGATGcctcactgacagacacagcccGTGGGGAACAGACGGACACAGCCCGTGCGGGTGCCTCACTGACGGACACAGCCCGTGCGGATGCCTCACTGACGGACACAGCCCGTGCGGATGCCTCACAGACAGTCAGAGAAAAAGTTGGTACAGATGCACCCCAGACTGTGGAAGAAATAGGCAATACAAATGGTTCACAGACTAATGGAGAAACAGACATACCCCTGGACATGGGAGTAGTGGATGCTGACGATGAGATGGAGGTCAATGCTATCAAAGTGGAGGATGACCAGATGCAGGAGGAAGACAACTTGGAGGGGATGCCTGTGATAACGGCTGTGGAAGAGGGAGGCAACATGGATGCTTTTAGAAGCAACTCCCTGGATCATGGGGATGAGGTGGAGAAGATGGACACGGGGACAGACTCACTGACAGAGAATGAGGTAGAGGAGCCCAGCAAGACCGTGCAAGTGGAGAAGACTGATTCCATGCCTTCTATCATGGATACAG GAGACACAGAGCAACCTGCTGAGGAGACCAACTTTGAGAAGGCTAGCGGCTCGTCTCTGCCTATGGAGGAGGACCAATCTGAAGATGTCAAACCGTTTCACCCCAGTCCCACCTCCTCTAGCGAAGCTATTCACCCACAGAACAGTGAAG GCACTGACTGTCCTGCAGGGCTGGAGAATGGAGTGGCAGGACAGCCAGTCAAAGTTGTGGAT TCTGCCCAGCCGGCAGCTGAGCCTGTGTCCACCAGCGCTGACGCCATCTCCATGGTCAAGGTGAAGGATGAGCCCGTAGACGAGGAGTATGATCAGGCCCTGGCTCCAGCGGTCCTCTCAGAGGGcgtcaaggatgaaccagacgcaGCAGAG GAGTTGAAAATCAGTAACGTCTTCTCTGTGGGCGGCTGCCCTACTACGAACG CCACATCCACGCCAGTGGCCGCCCTGCCCAAGACTGTAATGCCTGCCCCAGCCGCcgcctccatccctccactgaTCCCCATGGCTATGCGGGTGGCCTGCTCAGCCTGTAAGAAGGTGCTGCTGAAGGGCCAGACGGCCTACCAGAGGAAGGGCTCCTCGGACCTCTTCTGCTCCACGTCCTGCCTCACCTCCTACAGCCCCCCGCCTGGCGTCAAGATGActgcccctggcccagccaaGAAACCCTGCCACTACTGCCTCAA GGAGGTTGCTAACCCCAAGGACGTGATCACAGCTCCTGTGGACACCATGGGCACTGTGAAGGACTTCTGTAGCCAGACCTGCCTCTCCTCCTTCAACTTCAAGAGGAACTCTGCcgtctccaccctctcctcctccctgtccacCATGACAGGGGCCGTCAAGTGCAGCATGTGCAAGAAGGCCTGCGTT AGTAAACACGAGGTGATCTTCCAGGGCAGTATGCACAAGCTGTGCAGCGAGGTGTGCTTCACGCGCTTCCGCTCCACCAACAAGCTGTCCATGAACAGCTGCCAGAGCTGCAACAACTACTGCTACGGCAAGGTCACCGTGCTGGTCGTGCAGGGGGTCAATAAGACCTTCTGCAGCGTCGGCTGTGTCACCACCTTCAAACAG AAAGCTAAGAAGCCTGTGGCATGTGCTATGTGCCGCAACTTCCGCTCACTGGTGGAGATGGTGGACAGCGCCGACTCTGACGGCAAGCTGGAGATGTTCTGCTCTACTGGCTGTGTTACAGCCTACAAAGTACAGACTGTCAGCTCCTCGG GTGCTCGGGTAGAGTGCAACACTTGTGGTCAGAAGACGGTGCCCTCCTTCCACCTGGCCATGTCGGACGGCTCCATCCGGAACTTCTGCACCATGAACTGTGTCGTCACCTTTCAG GATCAGTTTAATAAGAGCAACACCCAGAGCCAGATTAATGTGGCCCCCAGCACAGGGTCCACAGCTCCGCCCGCGGCCCAGACCAGGGACAAGGTATCCCAAGGGACCCGACTGCCCTGCTTCCAGTGCCACCGCCTCTTCTCCTCCAAGCCCGAGCTCATTCAGTTCAAG GATAAGATGGTATTCCTCTGTTCGGTAAATTGCTCTGAGGAATACAGGAAGATCAACTACGAGATGGCACGCTGCGAGTACTGCAAGATTGAGAAGCCAGCCAAGGAGGTCAAGAGAATCAATAAGAGGGACTACACCTTCTGCAGCGAAG GCTGTAAGCTGCTCTACAAGCACGACCTGACCAAGCGCTGGGGGAAACACTGCAGAATCTGTGCCTACTGCGCCTCCACTGCGCAGAAGGCCATCACAGGCCAGTACGGGGGAAAGATGGAGGAGTTCTGCTCGGACGAGTGCAAGTCCCACTACACCCTGCTCTTCTGCCAG GTGGCTAAGTGTGACGCGTGCGAGCGCCAGGGCAAGCTGATTGAGACCCTGCCGATGCTGGGCGAGGTGAAGCACTTCTGCAACCTCCAGTGTCTGCTCCAGTTCTGCAGCCTGCAGACCCAGAACCAGGGCAAACCCCAGGGCCAAAAGG TGGCCATCTCAATTGCTCCATCCCCCTCCAATACTACCACTGCTACGAGTGTGTCTGATCCGGTCATCGCCAACGTCATCTCACTAGCCAACTCCCCCACTGGCCAGACCAACTACTCCAACACTTCCCTGCAAG GGACTGTTCCCAGCAGACATGTGAAGTATGTTGGAAAT GCCAGCACCCAGACACAGACCCCCCGGGCCCCTCCACCCAGGGCTCAAAAGAACAAGGCCCTGCTCTGCAAACCCATGGTCCAGAACAAGGGCATCATGTGTAAACCCAACTTCACTACCATAGGGTGCCAGACAG ATGACGATTTCCCCAAGGTGATCATAGTGCCTGTCCCAGTGCCAGTGTATGTCCCAGTCCCCATGAACCTGTACACCCAGTACACACCCCAGCCTGTAGGACTTCCCATACCG CTGCCCGTGCCCATGTTCCTGCCGGTGACCCTGGATAACGCCGAGCGCATTGTGGAGACTATCCAGGACATCAAGGAAAAGATCCCCTCTGACCCGTTCGAGGCCGACCTCATCCTCATGGCCGAGATGGTGGCCGACGAGGGGACGGAGAAGTCCCCTGAGCGACCCCCTGAAAGGCCTCCAGCCCCAGTAGTACAAGACG ACCAGGGCAGCACCTACAGTGGAGACCTGGACACAGACGAACTGAGCAACTTCCTCACCACATGGGATGACGAGCCACCCCCCACCCCTGGCGTCTCATCGCGCCACAGTCGAACCTACGCCCACGAGACGCTCCGACCCATCGTGGACATCAATGTCCccgccacccccccaccccccatcatGGACATAGAGGCTGACTTCCCAGTCC AAACCCTGGAGCTGATGGCCCATTGGAGGGATCAGGAGAGGGATAGAAGTCCCAgtccacctccttctcctccacgaCGAAGAGCCAGAAGGAAAGCGCGGGATGGCTTGCCACAGAAGAAAAAG AAGCGTAAGTCGAGAGCAGCAGAGACGGCGTCAGCGGTGCCTTCGCTGGGTGCGGCCAAGAGTGACGTGGTGCCCGGCGAGCCCCCCAAACTGCAGCACATGTACGGGGTGGACGCCTGGAAGAGATGGGTCCAGTGGAGCAAGACCCAGCCTGACCTGGAGAAGCCTCGATTTGGCT CGCGGCCAATGGAGATAAAGGAGGATGTTTTAAAGTGCACAACAGCAGAGCTGGGCTACGGTCTCTGTCGGTTTATCTGTGAAGTCAAACGACCCAACGGCGAGTCCTACAGCCAGGACAGTCTGTTCTATCTCTGCCTCGGCATCCAgcag TACTTATTTCAGAATGGGCGCATGGAGAACATATTCACTGATCTCTTCTATGGCAAGTTCACACTGGAGATCACCAAGCTGCTGAAAGACTTCAAACCTACCATAACTGCCAGTG gctaCCTGCACTCGCGGGTGGAGGAGGAGTACCTGTGGGACTGTAAACAGCTGGGGGCCTACTCTCCCATCGTGCTGCTCAACACACTGCTCTTCTTCTGCACCAAGTTCTTCCAGTTCAAGACGGTGGCTCAGCACCGCCAGCTCTCCTTCGCCCACGTCATGCGCTGCACTAAGTCCATCCACGACAACACCAAGTCCAACTTCCTGCGCTTCTACCCGCCCATCCCGAAGAAGGACCTTGCAACTGAGACAGCAG ccgaTGCAGATGGTGTGGCAgcgaagaggaagagggaggacgaggagaaagaggaggtgctggagatgatggaGAACAGTGAGAATCCCCTCCGCTGTCCTGTCCGATTGTACGAATTCTACCTCTCCAAGtg CTCGGACTCAGTGAAACAGCGCACCAACGTGTTCTTCCTGCTCCCGGAACGCTCGTGCGTCCCCAACAGCCCCATGTGGTTCTCCTCCCAGGGCCTGGACGACCACACCTTGGACACCATGCTGACACGCATCCTCACCGTCAGGGAGATCCATCTGGGAGATCCCCAAAGAAACGAGCCCCAATCCAAGGACCCTGAGTGGACCCCTGACCAAGACAGTGACGAGACTGATTAA